From Ignisphaera aggregans DSM 17230, the proteins below share one genomic window:
- a CDS encoding valyl-tRNA synthetase (COGs: COG0525 Valyl-tRNA synthetase~InterProIPR019754:IPR015413:IPR013155:IPR002300:IPR 004039~KEGG: smr:Smar_0738 valyl-tRNA synthetase~PFAM: aminoacyl-tRNA synthetase class Ia; tRNA synthetase valyl/leucyl anticodon-binding; tRNA synthetase class I (M)~SPTR: A3DMI0 Valyl-tRNA synthetase~PFAM: tRNA synthetases class I (I, L, M and V); Anticodon-binding domain), which yields MYQFKAKFNETRWSIEKELELVELWEKEELFDFVYDPQKPILIVDTPPPYISGKPHVGQVAHYVQIDMISRAYRMLGYNVLVPFYGDRNGLPVEIFVERTYRVNPHEIAKSVEGREKFLELCKKHLDEVEKEFIKIWRRLGCSFIYWKEGTDSEEYRRITQETFIDMWNKGLIYEAERPVIWCPRCKTTLAEAEIEYKEEESDLYYIRFPLVEGYVVIATTRPELLGACLILAYNPSDERYKHLQGKKARVPLYNYEVDIIEHKSVDPNFGTGIMMICSYGDQSDVRIIRDLGLKPRILIDEDGRFNQEAGIIAGLRIQEARKRIAEELQRQGYLVKIERIRRNVPTCWRCGTPVEFIHHREYFLKQLEFKDKLKEIALRIRFLPEEHRKRLLDWIDSIAMDWPISKNRYYATEIPTWKCSKCGSVLIPSKGRYYRPWKDPPPWDRCPVCGAPKDYLVGETKVFDTWFDSSISILYASGKTKYPYIHDLYLKGAVEALRPQGYDIIRTWLYYTLLRIYLLYEKPAFTVVRITGMGLDEKGEAMHKSKGNVIYPEPYIDKYGADAFRFWSAVAAKLGSDYRFSEQLLRTGLLFITKLLNIARFVSMFPVIDSVETLYPLDKALLSKLNEVIDIVINSYRNMDVYEATQTLYHFTWDIFADHYIEMVKQRAYNFNNIYSIEEQKSAWYTLHTTLKYILQMLAPITPFVTDYIWRKLYSKDTSIHRECMPRKIDNIDKEMSRHLDIIITINSSIWRYKKSQNLKLSDKIRATLYIPEYLSPYAKDLEIFHGVTSVVIGMPKSGNYIELTKNVYLELE from the coding sequence ATGTATCAATTTAAAGCAAAATTTAATGAGACTAGGTGGTCTATAGAGAAAGAGCTTGAGTTAGTGGAGCTATGGGAAAAGGAAGAGCTGTTCGATTTTGTTTATGATCCTCAGAAACCTATACTAATAGTTGATACCCCACCTCCATATATCTCTGGTAAGCCACATGTAGGACAAGTGGCTCACTATGTACAGATAGACATGATTTCTAGAGCATATAGAATGCTTGGATACAATGTCCTAGTACCCTTCTACGGAGATAGAAATGGGCTTCCAGTTGAGATATTTGTTGAAAGAACATATAGAGTTAATCCACATGAAATTGCTAAGAGTGTTGAAGGTAGAGAGAAGTTCCTTGAGTTATGTAAAAAACATCTTGATGAAGTAGAGAAAGAGTTTATTAAGATATGGAGACGCTTGGGTTGCTCCTTTATTTATTGGAAGGAGGGTACAGATAGCGAAGAGTATAGAAGGATAACACAGGAGACATTTATAGATATGTGGAATAAGGGTCTTATCTATGAAGCTGAAAGACCTGTTATTTGGTGTCCTCGCTGTAAGACAACACTTGCTGAAGCAGAGATAGAGTATAAGGAGGAGGAATCCGATTTATACTATATAAGATTTCCCTTGGTAGAAGGTTATGTAGTTATAGCAACTACTAGACCAGAGCTACTTGGTGCATGTTTAATCCTTGCCTATAACCCTAGTGATGAGAGGTATAAGCATCTTCAGGGTAAAAAGGCTAGAGTTCCACTTTATAACTACGAAGTTGATATAATTGAACATAAATCTGTTGATCCTAATTTCGGTACAGGTATAATGATGATATGTAGCTATGGTGATCAATCAGATGTTAGAATTATAAGAGATCTAGGGTTAAAACCAAGGATATTGATAGATGAGGATGGAAGATTTAATCAGGAGGCCGGGATAATAGCAGGTCTTAGAATTCAAGAAGCTAGGAAAAGAATTGCTGAGGAGCTACAGAGACAGGGCTATCTTGTAAAGATAGAAAGGATTAGGAGGAATGTACCTACATGTTGGAGATGTGGAACACCTGTAGAGTTCATTCATCATAGAGAGTATTTCCTTAAACAACTAGAATTTAAGGATAAGTTAAAAGAGATTGCATTAAGAATAAGATTTCTACCTGAAGAGCATAGAAAACGATTATTAGATTGGATAGACTCTATAGCTATGGACTGGCCAATATCGAAAAACAGATATTATGCTACAGAGATCCCGACATGGAAATGTAGCAAATGTGGCTCAGTGCTTATACCTAGTAAAGGAAGATATTATAGGCCATGGAAAGATCCACCACCATGGGATAGATGTCCTGTATGTGGAGCCCCTAAGGATTATCTAGTTGGAGAGACAAAGGTTTTTGATACATGGTTTGATTCCTCTATCTCCATACTATATGCTTCAGGAAAAACAAAGTATCCATATATTCATGATTTATATCTGAAGGGAGCTGTAGAAGCTTTGAGACCACAAGGATATGACATAATAAGGACATGGCTTTACTATACATTATTAAGAATATATCTACTCTATGAAAAACCTGCCTTTACTGTTGTAAGGATCACTGGCATGGGTCTAGATGAAAAAGGTGAAGCTATGCATAAGAGTAAGGGGAATGTTATATATCCAGAACCATATATAGATAAATATGGTGCTGATGCATTTAGGTTTTGGTCTGCAGTAGCAGCAAAACTTGGTAGCGACTATAGATTCTCTGAACAACTACTGAGAACAGGGCTTCTATTTATAACAAAGCTACTAAATATTGCAAGATTTGTATCAATGTTCCCAGTAATCGATAGTGTAGAGACTCTATATCCTCTTGACAAAGCATTGCTATCTAAACTTAATGAGGTTATAGATATAGTTATTAATAGCTATAGGAATATGGATGTCTATGAAGCAACACAAACCCTGTATCACTTCACATGGGATATCTTTGCAGATCACTACATAGAGATGGTGAAACAACGAGCATATAACTTCAACAACATATATAGTATCGAAGAACAAAAAAGTGCTTGGTATACTCTTCACACAACTCTAAAATACATACTACAAATGCTTGCACCAATAACGCCTTTTGTAACAGACTACATATGGAGGAAGTTATACTCAAAAGATACATCTATACATAGAGAATGTATGCCTAGAAAGATAGATAATATCGATAAAGAGATGTCAAGACACTTAGACATTATTATTACTATAAATAGTTCTATATGGAGATATAAGAAATCTCAAAATCTTAAATTATCGGATAAGATACGTGCAACTCTATACATACCTGAATACCTATCTCCATATGCAAAAGACTTAGAAATATTCCATGGAGTTACATCAGTAGTTATAGGAATGCCTAAAAGTGGGAATTATATTGAATTGACAAAGAACGTATATTTAGAACTAGAGTAA